A stretch of DNA from Lysinibacillus sp. B2A1:
GAAATCAATAAAGTACGCTTGAAGGAAGAAAAGAAAATAGAGATGATGCCATGGGAAAACCGTTTAAAGCAACTCTTATTGGGTTTTTAGGCTACAACTGACGGTCATTTACTTTTTTCGCAAAATTCGTCATAATAGAATGATAGAAAGCGTAGTAAGGTTGGAGGAAGGTCGAATGAGTAAAGAAGATTACCGCGATAAAATTGAAGAGCATCGACAATCATTTGAAGATGAACAAAAGGATCAGCAAACTTTATCAAGAGTTTCCAGAATGAATAAAAATGGAAGTCCTAATAAAAAGCCAAAAAAGACAAAACGTAAAATGCCATTAATGACGATTCTCTTTGTAATCTTTATCCTGATTCCATTTTCAATATTAATCTATTTTATGAAATTTTATGAACCAGGTAAAACGATTGAAGAGGCTGAAAAAAATACTCCTGGAACAGTTTTAGAGATTGATAAATCAGAAAATAAAGGAGATGCCTCTGCGAAAACTGGCAATAATAAAGAAGATGATAAAGCGAATAAGGAAGCAGAGGAACAATCTAAAAAAGACGCTGAAAAATTAGCAGTTGAGCAAAAAGCTGCTCAGGAAGCAAAGAAGGCTGAGGAGGCTAAAAAGGCTGAAGATGCTAGAAAGGCCGAGGAAGCTAAAAAAGCTGAGCAAGCAAAATTAGCGAAACAGCAAGCAGAGGCAGCAAGAAAAGCGGAAGAGGCTAAAAAAGCTGAACAAGCACGTAAGGATGAACAAGCACGTAAGGCTGAAGAGGCAAAGAATGCTGCAAAAGCAAGTACGCATACGGTGAAGGAAAACGAAAATTTATACCGTATTGCCTTGAATCACTACGGTGATGGAAGTGAAGCAACGCTTGCGAAAATCCGTGCAGCAAATGGCATGTCTTCAGATACAGTAATGGTTGGTCAAGTCATTAAATTACCGTAAGAAAAATGGGTGTCATTCTTTGGCAATGAAGTTTTTCTAGTATAAAATAATGGACAAACGTTAACAACAAAAAGGTTGAGGCGTACGTCTGATTTAGTAAAAAGGCGATTCTTCATACAAACGAATCGTCTTTTTGCTTTCGTAAGGAGATGTGAGAGAATGATTTATATTGGACTATTGGTTTTAGTAGTCATTGTGTTCCTGCTCTATATGTGGAAGGTGGCACATGAAAACAATGTCTTACATCATCAATTGCCATTAAAGGGTAAACAGGAAAAGATTCGGCTGTTTTTTATTTCGGATACACATTTACGCAAAATTAATCGCCAGATGATTGAAGGATTAGATAATCGGTTTGATGCGGTTATTATTGGTGGAGATTTTGCTGATGGACGTACACCGATTAAACGTATTCATGACAATTTAAAATTGCTAACCTCTTTAGGTCCGATTTTTTTTGTCTGGGGAAATAATGACAGAGAAGTAGGTGAGGAGCGGCTGAGGAGCATATTAAATGAGCATGATGTCCAAA
This window harbors:
- a CDS encoding elastin-binding protein is translated as MSKEDYRDKIEEHRQSFEDEQKDQQTLSRVSRMNKNGSPNKKPKKTKRKMPLMTILFVIFILIPFSILIYFMKFYEPGKTIEEAEKNTPGTVLEIDKSENKGDASAKTGNNKEDDKANKEAEEQSKKDAEKLAVEQKAAQEAKKAEEAKKAEDARKAEEAKKAEQAKLAKQQAEAARKAEEAKKAEQARKDEQARKAEEAKNAAKASTHTVKENENLYRIALNHYGDGSEATLAKIRAANGMSSDTVMVGQVIKLP